GGAGCCTTGACCTGCCGCCGGGCCTTGTCGGGACGCCGGGCGCCGCGGGCCGGGCGCGACGACGACGGCCCGGCGCCGCCTGCCGGCCCGGGCGAGCCGGACGGCTGAGCGGGCGGTGCGGACGGCTGGGGCGGGGCCGCCGGGGCGGCGGGCCTCCGGATGGTCCGGTCCTCCCCCGCAGGGGCCGCGGCGCCCTGATCCTGGGCGCGCCGGGCCTCCCGCGCTGCGCGCCGCGATGTGGGGGCGTTCTCACTCATCTGTGGTGTGCCTTCAACTCCGTAGGGACGGTCATGTCGGGGCCGTGTGAACGGCGGAAGGTCAGGCCCTCTGCTGAGGCGCCGCGATCTCGGTGAGGACGCGCGAGATCACCTGCTCCTGGGTCGCCCCGGAGAATTCCGCCTCCGGGTCCATGACCAGACGGTGGGTCCACACCACCGGGGCCAGTTCCTTGACATCGTCCGGCAGCACGAAGTTCCGGCCCTGCGCGGCGGCCCACACCTTGGCGGCCCGAACCATGGCGAGCGCGCCACGCACGGACACGCCCAGACGGGTCTGCGGCGCGTTGCGGGTCTCCTCGGTCAGGCGCGAGATGTAGCCGAGCACGGCGGGATCCACGTGGTTGGTGGACGCCAGGTCCGCCATGTCCGCGATCGCCTTGGTGGTGATGATCGGGGTGAGGGCCTTGGAGCGGTCCTTGAGGCTCGCGCCGCTCAGCAGTTCCACCGTGGAGTTGTGGTCCGGGTAGCCGATGCTGGTCTTGATCAGGAAGCGGTCCAGCTGGGCTTCCGGAAGGCGGTAGGTGCCCGCCTGCTCGATCGGGTTCTGGGTGGCGAGCACCATGAACGGGCGCTTGGCCTCGTAGGTCACGCCGTCCACGGTCACCCGGGATTCCTCCATGACCTCCAGGAGCGCCGACTGGGTCTTCGGCGAGGCACGGTTGATCTCATCCGCGAGCACGATGTTGGCGAACACCGGGCCTTCGTGGAAATTGAACTGCTGCGTCTTCTGGTCGTAGATGTTCACGCCCGTCACATCGGACGGCAGGAGGTCCGGGGTGAACTGGATGCGGTTGTGCGTCCCCTGGACACTCGCCGCCAGGGCGCGGGCCAGGGAGGTCTTGCCCGTCCCCGGGGCGTCCTCGAAGAGCACGTGGCCCTCCGCGAGCATGCTCATGACCGTCAGCCGGATGACGTGCTGCTTGCCCAGCACCGCCTGGCCGACGTTGGCCACGAGTTTCTCGAAGGTCCCGGCGAACCACGTGGCCTGCTCGGTGGTCATCGTCATGATGCTGTGTTCCTTTGTGTCGAGTGAATCTGTTGGGGAGTGTACTGGGCCAGGGCGTTTTCTGGATGGCCGGTGTATGCCGGGTGGACCGAGACTAGCAACGCACGTTTCCGGAAACCACCCGCACGGTGTCGGCGCGGACCCAGCGGTCCGCGTAGGCGCCACCGGAAATGTGGTACCAGCCCGAACCGCCAAACGGGTTGCCGCAGCGGTCCACAGGGACGTCGTTCCCGGTGTGGAGCCACGGGAACGGCGCGGCCGTGCCGCCACCACTCGCAACTCCGTAGCAGGACTTGGGCGGTCCGGCGCTGTAACCGGTCCGGCCGTTCTGACCACCCGTCGCCTCCGTGCAACTGTTCACCGACGAAGCGGTCACCGAGACCTTGTCCTGTTCCGGTGCCGCACCCGAGGTCGAGGTGTCCGAGCCGGCCGGACCCACGACGACCGTGAAGGCCCTCACCCGAAGCGTCTTGGTGACGCTGTAGTTCGCCACGCTGCGGGAGTAGCTGTGGGTGCCGGCGCTCACATTCTGCCAGCCGTTGCCGTCGTAGTTGATCTGGTAGTACTGGATCGCCCGGCCGTTGTTCGCCGGGGTGTTCCAGGTCCAGCTGACGGTCTTGTCTCCGCGGGATGCCTGGCTGCCCTTCACCACCGGAGCGTCCGGCGGACCGTAGGGATTGCCGGAGCCCACGTTGGTGTCGTTGCCGGCCCGGCTGCTCCGCGTCGAGTGCGCCATGATGGTGATGGCGATGTTGCTGCCGTTCACGCCGACGTTGACATTTCCGCCCCCTGCTGGGATGGATCCACCCACGCCGTTGCTGGAGCGCCAGGTGTAGCTGATCTCGTCACTCGTGGACCCGTTGCGCGCGGGCCCGCTCAAGGGGGTGAAAGTCACCTTGAGTTCTCCGGACTGCCCGGTGGGCGCGACCGACCCATTGGTCACCTGCCCGGGCTGCCCGGCAGCCCGGACCGCGTTTGACCGGGCACTCGTGGCACCCTTGCCCGCCTTATTCGTGGCACTCACCGTGAAGCTGTAATCCGCTTCGGAATTGTCCATGGAGACATTCGCGCTCGTCTGGCCGCCGGGAACGCTGAGGGTCTTGACCACGGCCCCACCTTGATAGGTGGTCAGAGTGTAGGCGGAGATCGCGGCGCCGTTGGGATCCGGGGCGGTCCATTCGACGGTCAACTGGCTCTGCGTACCGAGGGATTCCGCCGACGTCGCACGCGGCGCCTGCGGCTGCGCCGGGACGCCGGCCGGGGTTTCGGCCGCCGAATAGGCGCTGAACTCACTGGGCTCCGGGGCCTGGTTGGAAGCCCTGACCCGGAACTTGTACGCCACGCCGTTCTTCAGCCCCGTCCACACGGTGCTCGTGCCTTTCAGGCCCGGCTTGCTGGACACCCCGTTCGGAGCGGGCGGGGAGATCTCGAGCTCGTAGGACGTGACCGGTGAGCCCTTGGTGACCGGCGGCTGCCAGGCCACGGAGAT
This portion of the Arthrobacter woluwensis genome encodes:
- a CDS encoding AAA family ATPase, which gives rise to MTMTTEQATWFAGTFEKLVANVGQAVLGKQHVIRLTVMSMLAEGHVLFEDAPGTGKTSLARALAASVQGTHNRIQFTPDLLPSDVTGVNIYDQKTQQFNFHEGPVFANIVLADEINRASPKTQSALLEVMEESRVTVDGVTYEAKRPFMVLATQNPIEQAGTYRLPEAQLDRFLIKTSIGYPDHNSTVELLSGASLKDRSKALTPIITTKAIADMADLASTNHVDPAVLGYISRLTEETRNAPQTRLGVSVRGALAMVRAAKVWAAAQGRNFVLPDDVKELAPVVWTHRLVMDPEAEFSGATQEQVISRVLTEIAAPQQRA